From a single Gadus morhua chromosome 3, gadMor3.0, whole genome shotgun sequence genomic region:
- the tmc8 gene encoding transmembrane channel-like protein 7 isoform X2 yields the protein MKEGEHVSPERDAVVMMGDRGAVEFIRLLSDESPSSSAHPSEGPSLPPPPPEGPWPPEGPWSVRPAAQRSGLPLRELAATLQEKRAERASRGRPGPHSLSVWEAWGPAHIIHPRRLGPWAGWEALGRLQLWRGALHTVESRFGVGIKAYFVFLRYLLYMNLLHSVLVLAFILGPAAGDIGASFNASLGFLYTNASLDLLLGTGFLERSPVFYGFYSSSSSTYPCLNPALLYLTGVLVIFSLSLIVLVRRMAVAYRRSWLLGQRHAVNLSLRVLSGWDFTVQDAAAAALMHGLIRNHLKLYLQEQAFSLREAQRTLPQWGVLYTLRVSLNLFVLSLLGGAFALIYSSTVWSNEKLSVEAGFWRTLLFQYLPAVTMNLLNLLLPHIFRKVSSLEDYSLSTQVNATFMRSIFLKLASLGIFVFFIFKTDRQQGDSCWENQFGREMYKLVMLDFMASILITLLVDLPTRILKDTCPSCWLARLSGKQRFQVPFNVLNLVYNQTVLWAGVFYCPLLPLLGTVKLVTLFYFKKFKVLRCCAPEQRMFRAASSSVLFHFMLLLGLFMVAGTLGLDVTRSRSKPSPCGPFAGGSVLNSTGVCVASLPGPLQSSLRYLASGPFVVPLIMAEMLILNYFFVLRRANRSAAERLKHLLVTSSADKRFLVLVLGELSADKKSDSLNLSAVQLLDPPVDPQLTP from the exons ATGAAGGAAGGAGAGCATGTGTCTCCTGAACGAGACGCTGTGGTCATGATGGGCGATCGCGGAGCAGTCGAATTCATCAGACTTCTCTCAG ATGAGAGTCCCTCCTCCAGCGCCCATCCCTCTGAgggcccctccctgcccccccccccccctgagggaCCCTGGCCCCCGGAGGGCCCATGGTCGGTCAGACCCGCAGCCCAGCGGTCCGGCCTGCCTCTCAGGGAGCTGGCCGCTACCCTGCAGGAGAAGAGAGCCGAACG GGCCTCCAGGGGCCGGCCGGGACCCCACAGCCTCAGTGTCTGGGAGGCCTGGGGCCCCGCACACATCATCCACCCCCGGAGGCTGGGCCCCTGGGCCGGATGGGAGGCCCTCGGCCGCCTGCAGCTGTGGCGCGGCGCGCTGCACACCGTCGAGA GCCGGTTTGGGGTGGGCATCAAGGCGTACTTCGTCTTCCTCAGGTACCTGTTGTACATGAACCTGCTCCACAGTGTGTTGGTCCTGGCCTTCATCCTGGGGCCCGCGGCAGGGGACATAGGGGCCAGCTTCAATG cttCTCTCGGCTTTCTTTACACCAACGCATCATTGGACCTTCTCCTTGGaact GGCTTCCTGGAGAGATCTCCTGTCTTCTACGGGTTctactcctccagctcctccacctatCCCTGCCTGAACCCAGCACTGCTGTACCTCACAGGGGTCCTCGTCATCTTCAGCCTCAGCCTCATCGTGCTGGTCCGCAG gatGGCGGTGGCCTACAGGCGGAGCTGGTTGCTGGGGCAACGCCACGCGGTGAACCTGAGCCTCCGGGTGCTGAGCGGCTGGGACTTCACcgtccaggacgccgccgccgccgccctgatGCACGGCCTCATCAGGAACCACCTGAAG ctctaCCTGCAGGAGCAGGCCTTCAGCCTGCGCGAGGCTCAGAGGACCCTGCCTCAGTGGGGGGTGCTCTACACGCTGAGGGTCTCGCTCAACCTCTTCGTTCTGTCTCTGCTGGGAGGAGCCTTCGCCCTCATCTACTCCTCCACCGTGTGGTCCAATGAGAAGCTCTCTGTCGAG GCTGGGTTCTGGCGCACTCTGCTGTTCCAGTATCTGCCGGCCGTCACCATGAACCTGCTCAACCTGCTCCTCCCTCACATCTTCAGGAaggtctcctctctggaggactACTCCCTCTCCACTCAGGTCAACGCCACCTTCATGAG GAGCATCTTTCTGAAACTGGCCTCGCTGGGAATCTTCGTGTTCTTCATATTTAAAACCGACCGCCAACAAGGAGACTCGTGTTGGGAGAACCAGTTTGGGAGAGAGATGTACAAGCTGGTGATGCTGGACTTCATGGCCAGTATCCTCATCACTCTGCTGGTGGACCTTCCCACAAG GATCCTAAAGGACACGTGTCCGTCATGCTGGCTGGCGCGGTTGTCAGGGAAACAGCGATTCCAGGTCCCGTTCAACGTCCTCAACCTGGTGTACAACCAGACGGTGCTGTGGGCCGGCGTGTTCTACTGCCCCCTGCTGCCGCTCTTAGGCACTGTCAAACTGGTGACGCTGTTCTACTTCAAGAAG TTCAAAGTGCTGCGCTGCTGCGCTCCGGAGCAGAGGATGTTCAGAGCCGCCAGTTCATCGGTCCTGTTCCACttcatgctgctgctgggcctctTCATGGTGGCAGGCACCCTGGGCCTGGACGTCACGAG GTCCAGGTCCAAGCCCTCCCCTTGCGGGCCCTTCGCGGGCGGCAGTGTGCTGAACTCAACGGGCGTGTGCGTGGCCAGCCTCCCAGGGCCGCTGCAGTCCAGCCTCCGCTACCTGGCCTCCGGGCCCTTTGTGGTGCCCCTCATCATGGCGGAGAT GTTGATCCTAAACTACTTCTTCGTTCTGAGGCGAGCCAACCGGAGCGCGGCGGAGCGCCTCAAGCACCTGCTGGTGACG TCTAGTGCAGATAAGCGTTTCCTGGTGCTGGTGTTGGGAGAACTTAGCGCCGACAAGAAGAGCGACTCTTTAAACCTCTCCGCAGTACAGCTACTGGACCCCCCAGTGGACCCCCAGCTGACCCCATAA
- the tmc8 gene encoding transmembrane channel-like protein 7 isoform X4, producing MVPWSAGHQPVHLGAPRETGEGEHVSPERDAVVMMGDRGAVEFIRLLSGRFGVGIKAYFVFLRYLLYMNLLHSVLVLAFILGPAAGDIGASFNASLGFLYTNASLDLLLGTGFLERSPVFYGFYSSSSSTYPCLNPALLYLTGVLVIFSLSLIVLVRRMAVAYRRSWLLGQRHAVNLSLRVLSGWDFTVQDAAAAALMHGLIRNHLKLYLQEQAFSLREAQRTLPQWGVLYTLRVSLNLFVLSLLGGAFALIYSSTVWSNEKLSVEAGFWRTLLFQYLPAVTMNLLNLLLPHIFRKVSSLEDYSLSTQVNATFMRSIFLKLASLGIFVFFIFKTDRQQGDSCWENQFGREMYKLVMLDFMASILITLLVDLPTRILKDTCPSCWLARLSGKQRFQVPFNVLNLVYNQTVLWAGVFYCPLLPLLGTVKLVTLFYFKKFKVLRCCAPEQRMFRAASSSVLFHFMLLLGLFMVAGTLGLDVTRSRSKPSPCGPFAGGSVLNSTGVCVASLPGPLQSSLRYLASGPFVVPLIMAEMLILNYFFVLRRANRSAAERLKHLLVTSSADKRFLVLVLGELSADKKSDSLNLSAVQLLDPPVDPQLTP from the exons ATGGTCCCCTGGTCGGCAGGACACCAGCCGGTACACCTCGGAGCACCTCGGGAAACTGGG GAAGGAGAGCATGTGTCTCCTGAACGAGACGCTGTGGTCATGATGGGCGATCGCGGAGCAGTCGAATTCATCAGACTTCTCTCAG GCCGGTTTGGGGTGGGCATCAAGGCGTACTTCGTCTTCCTCAGGTACCTGTTGTACATGAACCTGCTCCACAGTGTGTTGGTCCTGGCCTTCATCCTGGGGCCCGCGGCAGGGGACATAGGGGCCAGCTTCAATG cttCTCTCGGCTTTCTTTACACCAACGCATCATTGGACCTTCTCCTTGGaact GGCTTCCTGGAGAGATCTCCTGTCTTCTACGGGTTctactcctccagctcctccacctatCCCTGCCTGAACCCAGCACTGCTGTACCTCACAGGGGTCCTCGTCATCTTCAGCCTCAGCCTCATCGTGCTGGTCCGCAG gatGGCGGTGGCCTACAGGCGGAGCTGGTTGCTGGGGCAACGCCACGCGGTGAACCTGAGCCTCCGGGTGCTGAGCGGCTGGGACTTCACcgtccaggacgccgccgccgccgccctgatGCACGGCCTCATCAGGAACCACCTGAAG ctctaCCTGCAGGAGCAGGCCTTCAGCCTGCGCGAGGCTCAGAGGACCCTGCCTCAGTGGGGGGTGCTCTACACGCTGAGGGTCTCGCTCAACCTCTTCGTTCTGTCTCTGCTGGGAGGAGCCTTCGCCCTCATCTACTCCTCCACCGTGTGGTCCAATGAGAAGCTCTCTGTCGAG GCTGGGTTCTGGCGCACTCTGCTGTTCCAGTATCTGCCGGCCGTCACCATGAACCTGCTCAACCTGCTCCTCCCTCACATCTTCAGGAaggtctcctctctggaggactACTCCCTCTCCACTCAGGTCAACGCCACCTTCATGAG GAGCATCTTTCTGAAACTGGCCTCGCTGGGAATCTTCGTGTTCTTCATATTTAAAACCGACCGCCAACAAGGAGACTCGTGTTGGGAGAACCAGTTTGGGAGAGAGATGTACAAGCTGGTGATGCTGGACTTCATGGCCAGTATCCTCATCACTCTGCTGGTGGACCTTCCCACAAG GATCCTAAAGGACACGTGTCCGTCATGCTGGCTGGCGCGGTTGTCAGGGAAACAGCGATTCCAGGTCCCGTTCAACGTCCTCAACCTGGTGTACAACCAGACGGTGCTGTGGGCCGGCGTGTTCTACTGCCCCCTGCTGCCGCTCTTAGGCACTGTCAAACTGGTGACGCTGTTCTACTTCAAGAAG TTCAAAGTGCTGCGCTGCTGCGCTCCGGAGCAGAGGATGTTCAGAGCCGCCAGTTCATCGGTCCTGTTCCACttcatgctgctgctgggcctctTCATGGTGGCAGGCACCCTGGGCCTGGACGTCACGAG GTCCAGGTCCAAGCCCTCCCCTTGCGGGCCCTTCGCGGGCGGCAGTGTGCTGAACTCAACGGGCGTGTGCGTGGCCAGCCTCCCAGGGCCGCTGCAGTCCAGCCTCCGCTACCTGGCCTCCGGGCCCTTTGTGGTGCCCCTCATCATGGCGGAGAT GTTGATCCTAAACTACTTCTTCGTTCTGAGGCGAGCCAACCGGAGCGCGGCGGAGCGCCTCAAGCACCTGCTGGTGACG TCTAGTGCAGATAAGCGTTTCCTGGTGCTGGTGTTGGGAGAACTTAGCGCCGACAAGAAGAGCGACTCTTTAAACCTCTCCGCAGTACAGCTACTGGACCCCCCAGTGGACCCCCAGCTGACCCCATAA
- the tmc8 gene encoding transmembrane channel-like protein 7 isoform X3, translating to MRVPPPAPIPLRAPPCPPPPLRDPGPRRAHGRSDPQPSGPACLSGSWPLPCRRREPNGRFGVGIKAYFVFLRYLLYMNLLHSVLVLAFILGPAAGDIGASFNASLGFLYTNASLDLLLGTGFLERSPVFYGFYSSSSSTYPCLNPALLYLTGVLVIFSLSLIVLVRRMAVAYRRSWLLGQRHAVNLSLRVLSGWDFTVQDAAAAALMHGLIRNHLKLYLQEQAFSLREAQRTLPQWGVLYTLRVSLNLFVLSLLGGAFALIYSSTVWSNEKLSVEAGFWRTLLFQYLPAVTMNLLNLLLPHIFRKVSSLEDYSLSTQVNATFMRSIFLKLASLGIFVFFIFKTDRQQGDSCWENQFGREMYKLVMLDFMASILITLLVDLPTRILKDTCPSCWLARLSGKQRFQVPFNVLNLVYNQTVLWAGVFYCPLLPLLGTVKLVTLFYFKKFKVLRCCAPEQRMFRAASSSVLFHFMLLLGLFMVAGTLGLDVTRSRSKPSPCGPFAGGSVLNSTGVCVASLPGPLQSSLRYLASGPFVVPLIMAEMLILNYFFVLRRANRSAAERLKHLLVTSSADKRFLVLVLGELSADKKSDSLNLSAVQLLDPPVDPQLTP from the exons ATGAGAGTCCCTCCTCCAGCGCCCATCCCTCTGAgggcccctccctgcccccccccccccctgagggaCCCTGGCCCCCGGAGGGCCCATGGTCGGTCAGACCCGCAGCCCAGCGGTCCGGCCTGCCTCTCAGGGAGCTGGCCGCTACCCTGCAGGAGAAGAGAGCCGAACG GCCGGTTTGGGGTGGGCATCAAGGCGTACTTCGTCTTCCTCAGGTACCTGTTGTACATGAACCTGCTCCACAGTGTGTTGGTCCTGGCCTTCATCCTGGGGCCCGCGGCAGGGGACATAGGGGCCAGCTTCAATG cttCTCTCGGCTTTCTTTACACCAACGCATCATTGGACCTTCTCCTTGGaact GGCTTCCTGGAGAGATCTCCTGTCTTCTACGGGTTctactcctccagctcctccacctatCCCTGCCTGAACCCAGCACTGCTGTACCTCACAGGGGTCCTCGTCATCTTCAGCCTCAGCCTCATCGTGCTGGTCCGCAG gatGGCGGTGGCCTACAGGCGGAGCTGGTTGCTGGGGCAACGCCACGCGGTGAACCTGAGCCTCCGGGTGCTGAGCGGCTGGGACTTCACcgtccaggacgccgccgccgccgccctgatGCACGGCCTCATCAGGAACCACCTGAAG ctctaCCTGCAGGAGCAGGCCTTCAGCCTGCGCGAGGCTCAGAGGACCCTGCCTCAGTGGGGGGTGCTCTACACGCTGAGGGTCTCGCTCAACCTCTTCGTTCTGTCTCTGCTGGGAGGAGCCTTCGCCCTCATCTACTCCTCCACCGTGTGGTCCAATGAGAAGCTCTCTGTCGAG GCTGGGTTCTGGCGCACTCTGCTGTTCCAGTATCTGCCGGCCGTCACCATGAACCTGCTCAACCTGCTCCTCCCTCACATCTTCAGGAaggtctcctctctggaggactACTCCCTCTCCACTCAGGTCAACGCCACCTTCATGAG GAGCATCTTTCTGAAACTGGCCTCGCTGGGAATCTTCGTGTTCTTCATATTTAAAACCGACCGCCAACAAGGAGACTCGTGTTGGGAGAACCAGTTTGGGAGAGAGATGTACAAGCTGGTGATGCTGGACTTCATGGCCAGTATCCTCATCACTCTGCTGGTGGACCTTCCCACAAG GATCCTAAAGGACACGTGTCCGTCATGCTGGCTGGCGCGGTTGTCAGGGAAACAGCGATTCCAGGTCCCGTTCAACGTCCTCAACCTGGTGTACAACCAGACGGTGCTGTGGGCCGGCGTGTTCTACTGCCCCCTGCTGCCGCTCTTAGGCACTGTCAAACTGGTGACGCTGTTCTACTTCAAGAAG TTCAAAGTGCTGCGCTGCTGCGCTCCGGAGCAGAGGATGTTCAGAGCCGCCAGTTCATCGGTCCTGTTCCACttcatgctgctgctgggcctctTCATGGTGGCAGGCACCCTGGGCCTGGACGTCACGAG GTCCAGGTCCAAGCCCTCCCCTTGCGGGCCCTTCGCGGGCGGCAGTGTGCTGAACTCAACGGGCGTGTGCGTGGCCAGCCTCCCAGGGCCGCTGCAGTCCAGCCTCCGCTACCTGGCCTCCGGGCCCTTTGTGGTGCCCCTCATCATGGCGGAGAT GTTGATCCTAAACTACTTCTTCGTTCTGAGGCGAGCCAACCGGAGCGCGGCGGAGCGCCTCAAGCACCTGCTGGTGACG TCTAGTGCAGATAAGCGTTTCCTGGTGCTGGTGTTGGGAGAACTTAGCGCCGACAAGAAGAGCGACTCTTTAAACCTCTCCGCAGTACAGCTACTGGACCCCCCAGTGGACCCCCAGCTGACCCCATAA
- the tmc8 gene encoding transmembrane channel-like protein 7 isoform X5, whose amino-acid sequence MKEGEHVSPERDAVVMMGDRGAVEFIRLLSGRFGVGIKAYFVFLRYLLYMNLLHSVLVLAFILGPAAGDIGASFNASLGFLYTNASLDLLLGTGFLERSPVFYGFYSSSSSTYPCLNPALLYLTGVLVIFSLSLIVLVRRMAVAYRRSWLLGQRHAVNLSLRVLSGWDFTVQDAAAAALMHGLIRNHLKLYLQEQAFSLREAQRTLPQWGVLYTLRVSLNLFVLSLLGGAFALIYSSTVWSNEKLSVEAGFWRTLLFQYLPAVTMNLLNLLLPHIFRKVSSLEDYSLSTQVNATFMRSIFLKLASLGIFVFFIFKTDRQQGDSCWENQFGREMYKLVMLDFMASILITLLVDLPTRILKDTCPSCWLARLSGKQRFQVPFNVLNLVYNQTVLWAGVFYCPLLPLLGTVKLVTLFYFKKFKVLRCCAPEQRMFRAASSSVLFHFMLLLGLFMVAGTLGLDVTRSRSKPSPCGPFAGGSVLNSTGVCVASLPGPLQSSLRYLASGPFVVPLIMAEMLILNYFFVLRRANRSAAERLKHLLVTSSADKRFLVLVLGELSADKKSDSLNLSAVQLLDPPVDPQLTP is encoded by the exons ATGAAGGAAGGAGAGCATGTGTCTCCTGAACGAGACGCTGTGGTCATGATGGGCGATCGCGGAGCAGTCGAATTCATCAGACTTCTCTCAG GCCGGTTTGGGGTGGGCATCAAGGCGTACTTCGTCTTCCTCAGGTACCTGTTGTACATGAACCTGCTCCACAGTGTGTTGGTCCTGGCCTTCATCCTGGGGCCCGCGGCAGGGGACATAGGGGCCAGCTTCAATG cttCTCTCGGCTTTCTTTACACCAACGCATCATTGGACCTTCTCCTTGGaact GGCTTCCTGGAGAGATCTCCTGTCTTCTACGGGTTctactcctccagctcctccacctatCCCTGCCTGAACCCAGCACTGCTGTACCTCACAGGGGTCCTCGTCATCTTCAGCCTCAGCCTCATCGTGCTGGTCCGCAG gatGGCGGTGGCCTACAGGCGGAGCTGGTTGCTGGGGCAACGCCACGCGGTGAACCTGAGCCTCCGGGTGCTGAGCGGCTGGGACTTCACcgtccaggacgccgccgccgccgccctgatGCACGGCCTCATCAGGAACCACCTGAAG ctctaCCTGCAGGAGCAGGCCTTCAGCCTGCGCGAGGCTCAGAGGACCCTGCCTCAGTGGGGGGTGCTCTACACGCTGAGGGTCTCGCTCAACCTCTTCGTTCTGTCTCTGCTGGGAGGAGCCTTCGCCCTCATCTACTCCTCCACCGTGTGGTCCAATGAGAAGCTCTCTGTCGAG GCTGGGTTCTGGCGCACTCTGCTGTTCCAGTATCTGCCGGCCGTCACCATGAACCTGCTCAACCTGCTCCTCCCTCACATCTTCAGGAaggtctcctctctggaggactACTCCCTCTCCACTCAGGTCAACGCCACCTTCATGAG GAGCATCTTTCTGAAACTGGCCTCGCTGGGAATCTTCGTGTTCTTCATATTTAAAACCGACCGCCAACAAGGAGACTCGTGTTGGGAGAACCAGTTTGGGAGAGAGATGTACAAGCTGGTGATGCTGGACTTCATGGCCAGTATCCTCATCACTCTGCTGGTGGACCTTCCCACAAG GATCCTAAAGGACACGTGTCCGTCATGCTGGCTGGCGCGGTTGTCAGGGAAACAGCGATTCCAGGTCCCGTTCAACGTCCTCAACCTGGTGTACAACCAGACGGTGCTGTGGGCCGGCGTGTTCTACTGCCCCCTGCTGCCGCTCTTAGGCACTGTCAAACTGGTGACGCTGTTCTACTTCAAGAAG TTCAAAGTGCTGCGCTGCTGCGCTCCGGAGCAGAGGATGTTCAGAGCCGCCAGTTCATCGGTCCTGTTCCACttcatgctgctgctgggcctctTCATGGTGGCAGGCACCCTGGGCCTGGACGTCACGAG GTCCAGGTCCAAGCCCTCCCCTTGCGGGCCCTTCGCGGGCGGCAGTGTGCTGAACTCAACGGGCGTGTGCGTGGCCAGCCTCCCAGGGCCGCTGCAGTCCAGCCTCCGCTACCTGGCCTCCGGGCCCTTTGTGGTGCCCCTCATCATGGCGGAGAT GTTGATCCTAAACTACTTCTTCGTTCTGAGGCGAGCCAACCGGAGCGCGGCGGAGCGCCTCAAGCACCTGCTGGTGACG TCTAGTGCAGATAAGCGTTTCCTGGTGCTGGTGTTGGGAGAACTTAGCGCCGACAAGAAGAGCGACTCTTTAAACCTCTCCGCAGTACAGCTACTGGACCCCCCAGTGGACCCCCAGCTGACCCCATAA
- the tmc8 gene encoding transmembrane channel-like protein 7 isoform X1 codes for MVPWSAGHQPVHLGAPRETGEGEHVSPERDAVVMMGDRGAVEFIRLLSDESPSSSAHPSEGPSLPPPPPEGPWPPEGPWSVRPAAQRSGLPLRELAATLQEKRAERASRGRPGPHSLSVWEAWGPAHIIHPRRLGPWAGWEALGRLQLWRGALHTVESRFGVGIKAYFVFLRYLLYMNLLHSVLVLAFILGPAAGDIGASFNASLGFLYTNASLDLLLGTGFLERSPVFYGFYSSSSSTYPCLNPALLYLTGVLVIFSLSLIVLVRRMAVAYRRSWLLGQRHAVNLSLRVLSGWDFTVQDAAAAALMHGLIRNHLKLYLQEQAFSLREAQRTLPQWGVLYTLRVSLNLFVLSLLGGAFALIYSSTVWSNEKLSVEAGFWRTLLFQYLPAVTMNLLNLLLPHIFRKVSSLEDYSLSTQVNATFMRSIFLKLASLGIFVFFIFKTDRQQGDSCWENQFGREMYKLVMLDFMASILITLLVDLPTRILKDTCPSCWLARLSGKQRFQVPFNVLNLVYNQTVLWAGVFYCPLLPLLGTVKLVTLFYFKKFKVLRCCAPEQRMFRAASSSVLFHFMLLLGLFMVAGTLGLDVTRSRSKPSPCGPFAGGSVLNSTGVCVASLPGPLQSSLRYLASGPFVVPLIMAEMLILNYFFVLRRANRSAAERLKHLLVTSSADKRFLVLVLGELSADKKSDSLNLSAVQLLDPPVDPQLTP; via the exons ATGGTCCCCTGGTCGGCAGGACACCAGCCGGTACACCTCGGAGCACCTCGGGAAACTGGG GAAGGAGAGCATGTGTCTCCTGAACGAGACGCTGTGGTCATGATGGGCGATCGCGGAGCAGTCGAATTCATCAGACTTCTCTCAG ATGAGAGTCCCTCCTCCAGCGCCCATCCCTCTGAgggcccctccctgcccccccccccccctgagggaCCCTGGCCCCCGGAGGGCCCATGGTCGGTCAGACCCGCAGCCCAGCGGTCCGGCCTGCCTCTCAGGGAGCTGGCCGCTACCCTGCAGGAGAAGAGAGCCGAACG GGCCTCCAGGGGCCGGCCGGGACCCCACAGCCTCAGTGTCTGGGAGGCCTGGGGCCCCGCACACATCATCCACCCCCGGAGGCTGGGCCCCTGGGCCGGATGGGAGGCCCTCGGCCGCCTGCAGCTGTGGCGCGGCGCGCTGCACACCGTCGAGA GCCGGTTTGGGGTGGGCATCAAGGCGTACTTCGTCTTCCTCAGGTACCTGTTGTACATGAACCTGCTCCACAGTGTGTTGGTCCTGGCCTTCATCCTGGGGCCCGCGGCAGGGGACATAGGGGCCAGCTTCAATG cttCTCTCGGCTTTCTTTACACCAACGCATCATTGGACCTTCTCCTTGGaact GGCTTCCTGGAGAGATCTCCTGTCTTCTACGGGTTctactcctccagctcctccacctatCCCTGCCTGAACCCAGCACTGCTGTACCTCACAGGGGTCCTCGTCATCTTCAGCCTCAGCCTCATCGTGCTGGTCCGCAG gatGGCGGTGGCCTACAGGCGGAGCTGGTTGCTGGGGCAACGCCACGCGGTGAACCTGAGCCTCCGGGTGCTGAGCGGCTGGGACTTCACcgtccaggacgccgccgccgccgccctgatGCACGGCCTCATCAGGAACCACCTGAAG ctctaCCTGCAGGAGCAGGCCTTCAGCCTGCGCGAGGCTCAGAGGACCCTGCCTCAGTGGGGGGTGCTCTACACGCTGAGGGTCTCGCTCAACCTCTTCGTTCTGTCTCTGCTGGGAGGAGCCTTCGCCCTCATCTACTCCTCCACCGTGTGGTCCAATGAGAAGCTCTCTGTCGAG GCTGGGTTCTGGCGCACTCTGCTGTTCCAGTATCTGCCGGCCGTCACCATGAACCTGCTCAACCTGCTCCTCCCTCACATCTTCAGGAaggtctcctctctggaggactACTCCCTCTCCACTCAGGTCAACGCCACCTTCATGAG GAGCATCTTTCTGAAACTGGCCTCGCTGGGAATCTTCGTGTTCTTCATATTTAAAACCGACCGCCAACAAGGAGACTCGTGTTGGGAGAACCAGTTTGGGAGAGAGATGTACAAGCTGGTGATGCTGGACTTCATGGCCAGTATCCTCATCACTCTGCTGGTGGACCTTCCCACAAG GATCCTAAAGGACACGTGTCCGTCATGCTGGCTGGCGCGGTTGTCAGGGAAACAGCGATTCCAGGTCCCGTTCAACGTCCTCAACCTGGTGTACAACCAGACGGTGCTGTGGGCCGGCGTGTTCTACTGCCCCCTGCTGCCGCTCTTAGGCACTGTCAAACTGGTGACGCTGTTCTACTTCAAGAAG TTCAAAGTGCTGCGCTGCTGCGCTCCGGAGCAGAGGATGTTCAGAGCCGCCAGTTCATCGGTCCTGTTCCACttcatgctgctgctgggcctctTCATGGTGGCAGGCACCCTGGGCCTGGACGTCACGAG GTCCAGGTCCAAGCCCTCCCCTTGCGGGCCCTTCGCGGGCGGCAGTGTGCTGAACTCAACGGGCGTGTGCGTGGCCAGCCTCCCAGGGCCGCTGCAGTCCAGCCTCCGCTACCTGGCCTCCGGGCCCTTTGTGGTGCCCCTCATCATGGCGGAGAT GTTGATCCTAAACTACTTCTTCGTTCTGAGGCGAGCCAACCGGAGCGCGGCGGAGCGCCTCAAGCACCTGCTGGTGACG TCTAGTGCAGATAAGCGTTTCCTGGTGCTGGTGTTGGGAGAACTTAGCGCCGACAAGAAGAGCGACTCTTTAAACCTCTCCGCAGTACAGCTACTGGACCCCCCAGTGGACCCCCAGCTGACCCCATAA